Genomic segment of Candidatus Obscuribacterales bacterium:
GAGGGTAAATAGGTGGAGAGTACACTCGGTCTAGAGATTATTGAAGTCGTTGAACAGGCGGCGATCGCATCGGCCCGTTGGATGGGGAAAGGCGAAAAAAACACCGCTGACCAAGTGGCAGTAGAAGCCATGCGGGAGCGGATGAACAAGATTCACATGCGCGGCCGCATTGTGATTGGGGAAGGCGAGCGGGACGACGCGCCCATGCTCTACATTGGCGAAGAAGTGGGTATTTGCACTCAGCCCAATGCCGCAGATGTTTGCAACCCAGAAGAACTCGTGGAAATTGACATCGCAGTGGATCCCTGCGAAGGCACCAACTTGGTTGCCTACGGTCAGCCCGGTTCTATGGCCGTGCTAGCTATTGCTGAAAAGGGTGGCTTGTTTGCCGCTCCTGACTTTTACATGAAGAAGTTAGCCGCTCCAGCATCTGCACGGGGCCATGTGGATATCAACAAATCGGCTACCGAAAACCTGAAAATTTTGTCGGAATGCCTGGATCGTTCCATCGAGGAACTGGTGGTGGTGGTCATGAAGCGCGATCGCCACAATGACTTGATCAAAGAAATTCGTGACGCTGGCGCACGCGTACGCTTGATCAGCGATGGAGACGTATCAGCAGCGATTTCCTGCGCCTTCTCGGGTACCAACATCCACGCCCTCATGGGTATTGGTGCGGCTCCGGAAGGGGTGATTTCTGCAGCGGCAATGGAATGCCTCGGCGGTCACTTCCAAGGTCAGTTGATCTACGATCCGGCTGTGGTGAAGACCGGCCTGATTGGCGAAAGTAAGGAAAGTAATATTGAGCGCCTCCAGAGCATGAATATTACCGACCCCGATCGCGTCTACAACGGCAACGAGCTGGCCTCCGGCAAGACTCTGCTGTTCGCAGCCTGCGGTATCACCTCCGGTACCCTGATGGAAGGCGTGCGCTTCTTCGGTGGCGGTGCTCGTACCCAGAGCTTGGTCATTTCTAACCAATCGCGGACGGCGCGCTTCGTCGATACGATTCACCTCTCTGGTGAACCCAAGGCCCTGCAACTGCGCTAGGACACGGGTTGAGCTATCTTCATAGCGATTACGAGCTGGGATGTACGCTGTATGTCCCAGCTTTTTGCTACGAACTATCACAGTTCAGCGGATTGATGACTCACGGTTGAGCTGCTGGAAGGCGATCGCTCCTTGGGTCACGATTTACAAAAATTTATGCGAAAACACCTGAAAACTAAGGCGTTTCCTGGCTTTAGAAGACTTTAAGTTGATACACTTTCTTGTGATTGCAAATGTCTGCGTTGCATTTGTTTTCAATTAGGAGAACTTAAATTAATTTTCGTGATGGGATGTCTAGGTTGGTGCAGCTTCCACCGTGAACTAGGAAAAAACCGCCTGGAGTCTTGATAAATCCAGCATTTTGATGGCTACTCAGGGATCAAACCTGATTCAGCGATCAACCCTGTAAGGTAAACAAATTTCTTGGGAGGAACGATGAATATTGCCGTTGTGGGCCTTAGCCACAAAACCGCGCCGGTTGAGGTGCGTGAAAAGCTTAGCATTCCAACCCCCGAAGCAGAACGGGCGATCGCTCAACTCCTCAGCTATCCTCA
This window contains:
- the glpX gene encoding class II fructose-bisphosphatase; translation: MESTLGLEIIEVVEQAAIASARWMGKGEKNTADQVAVEAMRERMNKIHMRGRIVIGEGERDDAPMLYIGEEVGICTQPNAADVCNPEELVEIDIAVDPCEGTNLVAYGQPGSMAVLAIAEKGGLFAAPDFYMKKLAAPASARGHVDINKSATENLKILSECLDRSIEELVVVVMKRDRHNDLIKEIRDAGARVRLISDGDVSAAISCAFSGTNIHALMGIGAAPEGVISAAAMECLGGHFQGQLIYDPAVVKTGLIGESKESNIERLQSMNITDPDRVYNGNELASGKTLLFAACGITSGTLMEGVRFFGGGARTQSLVISNQSRTARFVDTIHLSGEPKALQLR